The Candidatus Omnitrophota bacterium DNA window GCCGAAGTTCTCGGCCATCTGCGCGCATTGGCGCCACAACGCTACGATTCGGTCCCAGGCGATTTTATGATCGACGCCAGGGATTCCTTCGGGGCTGCTCACCGTATCCACGCGCAGAGCGGGAGCGCCGAAATCGAGGCAAAGTTGGAGATTTTTCTTGAAAATGTTGATATACAAATTATTCTGCTGCGCTTCCGCCGTTCCAGGGCCGGGATAAGCCCAAAAGTCGGCGGCGACGCCGGAGATTTCCAAGCCGTTGACGCGGATGAGGTTCTTGATTTTTTCGCGATCCGCCCGCATGGGATAATCGTCGGGGTGGATGTGCGGACGGAAAGCGCCGATTTCGACGCCGTCGAAGCCGTATTCGCCCAATTGACGAACCACCTTGTCGAATGGGATGGGATTATCCTGGTAAGGGCCGAAGCAATAGGCCCAAGAGCCGATCGATAGTTTTTTCGCCATGATTGCGCCTCCTCTTCGAGTGTACGTTGCTTTGCGTTTTTGGCGCGGCTTATCTTCCCGTTTTTAGGCGAGTTGGGGAGGATAGCAGCAGACCACTTCCAATTTTTCCGAACCGGTATTGACGATCTTGTATCCCGGCAGGCAGCGGGGAATGAAGACCGATTTGCTTTTGCTGATAGGCACTTCGCCAAACGCGCCCTTGATATAGCCTTGGCCTTGCGTAGGAACGAGGCAATGGAAGCCCTGGCCTTCGGGCATGTCGATTTCGGAGCCAACGAGGAGGCGGCTAACCCAAAAATACTTCTTGGCTTCGTCGGGAACGAGCTGCTCTTCCACGCTGTTGTCCTGCTCGCGGACGACTTTGGGAGTGCGGAGGACGTAGTTGTTGAGATAATCGTCGGACATGGCTTCCCAGCGGGCGGCGTCGAGGGCGGTATCCCAGTCGAGGCCGCAGGCGGCTTCTTCTTTTTTGTAGGGAAAGCCTTCCCACTCGGAGAGGATGTTCCAGTCCGTGGGTTCCTGGGGTTCGAGGATGCAGAGGCCGGAGCCGAGGGAGTGAACCCAGCCGTCGGTGAGGAAGATGACGTCGCGGGGATTGGGCTTAATGACATGCATGTGCTGGCGCATGGTTTCCACGTCCTGGGCTTCCATCCACTTTTTGAAATCATTCTTGTCGATGTCTTCCTTGAAGCCGACCCAAGCTTGGGCGCCGGGGCGCGTGTCGAGAACGATCCACGCTTCGTTTTTGCCAAAGGGAGAGTTGAGATGCTTGGAGGAGAAAGCGGGAGAGGGATGCCAATGCACGGGAATGTGCGCATTGTCGCCCACGTCGAAAATCTTCAGCAGTACGCCAAGGTTGGGACCGAATTTTTCGTAATGCTTGCCGCCGAGGGTCTCTTCGGGAAACGCTTGCAGCAGGTCTTGCAGCAGCGCGATTTCGCCGCTGGGCATTTGGACGCGGCTGTAGCCTTTGTC harbors:
- a CDS encoding sugar phosphate isomerase/epimerase family protein; protein product: MAKKLSIGSWAYCFGPYQDNPIPFDKVVRQLGEYGFDGVEIGAFRPHIHPDDYPMRADREKIKNLIRVNGLEISGVAADFWAYPGPGTAEAQQNNLYINIFKKNLQLCLDFGAPALRVDTVSSPEGIPGVDHKIAWDRIVALWRQCAQMAENFGVKLVWEFEPGFLFNKPSEVVDLVKAVDHPNFSILFDACHAYMCAVEGARQPGEKETLPGGVAEFAKKLKGHIGHVHLIDSDGTLHNNETSTHRPFGEGKIDFDEVLAAIEEGAGYTGKWWTIDLCFWPEAWDVTRNAQQFLKPYLQKY
- a CDS encoding class I mannose-6-phosphate isomerase, whose protein sequence is MASKEELKKLLERPVHLAPNTYLHFYNGGKLRAKFMGEPDPKDDFRSEEWIFSTNRAVTPGRDNPPDKGYSRVQMPSGEIALLQDLLQAFPEETLGGKHYEKFGPNLGVLLKIFDVGDNAHIPVHWHPSPAFSSKHLNSPFGKNEAWIVLDTRPGAQAWVGFKEDIDKNDFKKWMEAQDVETMRQHMHVIKPNPRDVIFLTDGWVHSLGSGLCILEPQEPTDWNILSEWEGFPYKKEEAACGLDWDTALDAARWEAMSDDYLNNYVLRTPKVVREQDNSVEEQLVPDEAKKYFWVSRLLVGSEIDMPEGQGFHCLVPTQGQGYIKGAFGEVPISKSKSVFIPRCLPGYKIVNTGSEKLEVVCCYPPQLA